The following coding sequences are from one Spirochaetales bacterium window:
- the mnmA gene encoding tRNA 2-thiouridine(34) synthase MnmA gives MTIAVGLSGGIDSSIAACLLRDQGHEVIGLTMKLYDGTGTKLAKKTACFGPGGEDNIEDARRLCRSLGVPHHVIDLSREYNETVLAYFREEYLRGRTPNPCLKCNRHMKFGLLIEKAWASGIRFDKYATGHYALTVYHPETGRYLLKKGVDVKKEQSYFLALLRQEQLERAVFPLGGLTKDDVRRMAREKGLPVLAKKESQDFYRGDYADLFEKRPEAGDIVDKNGTILGKHRGICFYTIGQRRGLGVSHSEPLYVVGIDKAANRIVVGTEGDLYSEGLIARNLNWISMPGPCGGPLRLKARIRYLHTEQPATVTAYEAAGIAGDGALKTGTADEPSGAGMPVRVVFDRPQRAVTPGQFVVLYDGDTVAAGGIIERSF, from the coding sequence GTGACGATAGCAGTCGGGTTGAGCGGAGGCATCGATTCGTCGATTGCCGCCTGTCTTCTCCGTGATCAGGGCCACGAGGTGATCGGTCTTACCATGAAACTGTATGACGGAACCGGAACGAAACTCGCTAAAAAAACGGCCTGTTTCGGACCCGGGGGTGAAGATAATATCGAGGATGCGCGCCGGCTTTGCCGGTCGCTCGGAGTACCCCATCATGTGATCGATCTGTCCCGGGAATATAATGAAACGGTGCTTGCCTACTTCAGAGAGGAATATCTAAGGGGAAGAACGCCGAATCCCTGTTTGAAGTGCAACCGGCACATGAAATTCGGTCTCCTGATAGAAAAGGCGTGGGCGTCCGGGATACGTTTCGATAAGTATGCAACCGGCCATTACGCCCTGACGGTGTATCATCCGGAAACGGGCAGATACCTCCTGAAAAAGGGGGTCGATGTTAAAAAGGAACAGTCCTATTTTCTCGCCCTTTTGCGTCAGGAACAGCTCGAACGAGCCGTGTTTCCCCTGGGCGGTTTGACGAAAGACGACGTCAGGCGGATGGCCCGGGAAAAGGGGCTTCCCGTTCTGGCAAAGAAAGAAAGCCAGGATTTTTACCGGGGAGATTATGCCGATCTTTTTGAAAAACGGCCGGAGGCAGGCGATATCGTGGATAAAAACGGGACGATTCTGGGGAAACACCGCGGCATCTGCTTCTACACCATCGGCCAGCGGCGGGGACTCGGCGTATCCCACAGCGAACCGCTTTATGTCGTCGGCATCGATAAAGCGGCGAACCGTATCGTTGTCGGGACGGAAGGAGACCTGTACAGTGAGGGCCTCATCGCGAGGAACCTCAACTGGATTTCGATGCCGGGGCCGTGCGGCGGCCCCCTGCGGCTCAAGGCCAGAATCAGGTACCTGCACACCGAACAACCGGCGACGGTGACGGCATATGAAGCCGCCGGAATAGCGGGTGACGGCGCATTGAAAACAGGGACCGCGGATGAACCCTCCGGTGCCGGTATGCCGGTCAGGGTCGTCTTCGACCGGCCGCAGCGGGCGGTCACACCCGGACAGTTCGTCGTCCTTTACGAC
- a CDS encoding class I SAM-dependent methyltransferase has product MKETVKETISFYDNIAERTFANWKDDRTLLPVLQGMLSRLPDRPHILDLGCGTGVESRRLVDNGADVTGVDLSERSIGFARGHVPEAEFIIADILDMAFSENTFDGVLDAGTLFHFTGEDQDIILAKIACALKENGIFLSFYPCGDSEGMQEIEVDHVVYKRYVRHCTHDAWIEQVMKHGFRKYHKVEFEYHTFKATEFYA; this is encoded by the coding sequence ATGAAAGAAACGGTAAAGGAAACAATCAGTTTTTATGACAACATAGCCGAGCGGACATTCGCGAACTGGAAGGACGACCGGACTCTCCTTCCGGTACTACAGGGAATGCTCTCCCGCCTGCCGGACAGACCCCACATCCTCGATCTGGGATGCGGTACCGGCGTCGAATCCAGACGGCTTGTCGATAACGGGGCGGACGTGACCGGTGTGGATCTGAGCGAACGCTCGATCGGTTTCGCACGGGGCCATGTGCCGGAAGCGGAGTTTATCATCGCCGATATTCTGGATATGGCGTTCAGTGAAAACACATTCGACGGTGTTCTGGACGCGGGAACCCTCTTTCATTTTACCGGGGAGGATCAGGATATTATTCTTGCCAAGATCGCCTGTGCCCTCAAGGAAAACGGAATCTTTCTCTCGTTTTATCCGTGCGGTGATTCGGAAGGTATGCAGGAAATAGAGGTCGATCATGTCGTTTACAAGCGGTATGTGCGGCATTGCACGCACGATGCCTGGATAGAACAGGTCATGAAGCACGGTTTCAGGAAATATCATAAAGTGGAGTTCGAGTACCATACATTCAAGGCCACAGAGTTTTATGCCTGA